The genomic interval AACTGAAATGTCGCTATCAAGGTAGTTTAGTATGCAGTTTAGGTGATAAATTTCATCTATCCCGCCAAAGCCACTTTTTAAATTTGGCTCTTGGGCTAAGTAGCTGATGCTAGAAAATGGCAAGAATGCCTTTAAATGGTAGTTTAAAAAGGCTTTTTTATCAAATTCTTTTAATTTTACGATCTCGCTTTTTACTAGGCGGTAGAGACTTTTTGAACCACAGATATATCGGACTTGCGATGTTTCGCTTTTAAATTTGAGATCATCTTTGTAATTTGTAAAAATTTCATCTATTTCAGCGCTTTTTATATAAAAATTTATTCCAGAGCTACTTAAAATTTCGCTAAATTCTTTTAAGAAATTCTTTATATTGTAACCTTTTAAATTTTTATAAACTAGTAAAATTTCAAGCTCACTATTTGCGCTAAGTAAGGTTTGGGCGTATTTTCCAGTAGCTAAAACACTAAAGGCAAAGCTGTCATTTTGTGGTACAAAATCATCAAAAAAATCTCGCATAGTTTCATTTAAATAAGATTTTATAAAATCATCGTATTCTTTGGCCAAGAAATTTGTGAAATTTCTACCCTGATTTTTTTGAAAATGTCTTGGTAAATTTGCCTTAAAATCAAGAAATTTCTCTTTGATTTTTAAATAATTATCGCTATTTTTGGTACTTTTATCGGCCAGCATTTAATGTTTCCATTGTTAAAAATATCTTGGCAAATGTTACATAATTTTTGCAAAAACAAAGCTTTATTTGCCTATAATGAAGCCTTAAGTTCAGCTTTAGGACGATATAAATAATGAATCTATTACAAAAACTAAAAAGTGGCGAGAGATTAAGCAAGCAAGAGGCTTTTTCGCTTTATGAGCTTGATCTTTTTACCTTGGCTAAATTTGCCGATAAAAAACGTAGAAAACTGCATGGCAACAAGGTTTTTTTTAATGTAAATCGCCACATAAACCCAACAAATATCTGTGCTGATATCTGTAAATTTTGCGCATTTTCGGCTCACAGAAAAAATCCAAATCCATACTTAATGAGCCACGAAGAAATTTTAAAGATCGTTGATGAGAGCGTGAGCCACGGCGTAAAGGAGATACACATCGTGTCAGCTCACAACGCACAAAGCGGCTGGCAGTGGTATTTAGAAATTTTTAAAAAGATAAAGGCAGCTCATCCAGAGCTTCACGTAAAGGCGATGACGGCAGCTGAGATCGACTTTTTATCAAGGCATTATGGCTTAAGCTACGATGAGGTGATAGAAAAGATGCTCGAATACGGCGTCGATAGCATGCCAGGCGGCGGGGCTGAAATTTTTGATGAAGAGGTCAGGGCTAAAATTTGCAAAGGCAAAGTAAGTAGCGAAAACTGGCTCAAAATCCATAAAATGTGGCACGATCACGGCAAGCAAAGCAATGCAACAATGCTTTTTGGCCACATAGAAAGCCGCGATAACAGGATCGATCACATGCTAAGGATTAGGGACTTGCAAGATGAAACTGGCGGATTTAACGCGTTTATCCCACTAGTTTATCAAAGAGAAAATAACTACTTAAAAGATGTGAAATTTCTAGGATCAGCTGAAATTTTAAAGACTCTGGCGATCTCACGTCTTGTGCTTGATAATGTCCCACATATCAAAGCTTACTGGGCTACTTCGACGCTAAATTTAGCGATGATAGCTCAGGAATTTGGTGCCGATGATC from Campylobacter concisus carries:
- the mqnE gene encoding aminofutalosine synthase MqnE encodes the protein MMNLLQKLKSGERLSKQEAFSLYELDLFTLAKFADKKRRKLHGNKVFFNVNRHINPTNICADICKFCAFSAHRKNPNPYLMSHEEILKIVDESVSHGVKEIHIVSAHNAQSGWQWYLEIFKKIKAAHPELHVKAMTAAEIDFLSRHYGLSYDEVIEKMLEYGVDSMPGGGAEIFDEEVRAKICKGKVSSENWLKIHKMWHDHGKQSNATMLFGHIESRDNRIDHMLRIRDLQDETGGFNAFIPLVYQRENNYLKDVKFLGSAEILKTLAISRLVLDNVPHIKAYWATSTLNLAMIAQEFGADDLDGTIEKESIQSAAGANSANGVTLKTFCDLIKTSGFTPVERDSLYNELKIY